The proteins below come from a single Parazoarcus communis genomic window:
- a CDS encoding branched-chain amino acid ABC transporter permease, giving the protein MDAIFLIEQLLNGVGYGLMLFMLAAGLTLVFGVMDTMNLAHGTLFMLGAYFAATIHVLTDSFALAIVLAVILTMIVGALLEVLLMRRLYQRNHLNQVVATFGVILLADDFVKWAWGAAPVMASAPEALSGPLELGGGLLYPAYRLLIVGAGVLAAVALYLIVNRTRVGMLVRAGASNRHMAEMMGVRVRTVFTLIFVIGAALAGVAGSLMGPITSVQVGMGESILIPALVVIVIGGIGSVRGSLIAALLVGVVDTAGRAFISPILREISSPTFAADVAPALSSVAMYVLMALILIFKPAGLFPARG; this is encoded by the coding sequence ATGGACGCGATCTTCCTGATTGAACAACTGCTGAACGGTGTCGGCTATGGCCTGATGCTCTTCATGCTTGCAGCCGGTCTAACCCTGGTCTTTGGCGTCATGGACACGATGAACCTCGCCCATGGCACGCTTTTCATGCTCGGCGCCTACTTCGCAGCCACGATTCACGTCCTGACCGATTCCTTTGCGCTCGCCATCGTGCTGGCGGTGATCCTGACGATGATCGTCGGCGCACTTCTTGAGGTTCTCCTGATGAGACGCCTCTACCAGCGCAATCACCTGAATCAGGTGGTTGCCACCTTTGGCGTCATTCTGCTGGCCGACGATTTCGTCAAATGGGCATGGGGCGCAGCGCCCGTCATGGCCTCGGCGCCCGAGGCTCTGTCGGGGCCGCTCGAGTTGGGCGGCGGTTTGCTCTACCCGGCCTACCGCCTGCTCATAGTCGGTGCAGGGGTGCTCGCCGCCGTGGCGCTCTACCTGATCGTGAACCGCACGCGGGTCGGGATGCTGGTTCGTGCTGGGGCATCCAACCGCCACATGGCCGAAATGATGGGGGTGAGGGTCAGGACCGTGTTCACCCTTATTTTCGTCATCGGTGCAGCACTTGCCGGCGTGGCGGGCTCGCTGATGGGGCCGATCACCTCGGTACAGGTCGGGATGGGCGAATCGATCCTGATCCCGGCGCTGGTCGTGATCGTCATCGGCGGTATCGGTTCGGTGCGCGGCTCCCTGATCGCGGCGCTCCTCGTCGGCGTGGTCGATACCGCAGGCCGCGCCTTCATCTCACCGATTTTGCGTGAAATCAGCTCCCCCACTTTCGCGGCCGATGTCGCTCCTGCCCTGTCCAGTGTGGCCATGTACGTACTTATGGCCC
- a CDS encoding 2Fe-2S iron-sulfur cluster-binding protein codes for MLDTARKQGWEETALHCELFSGALDGKDDKPFTVALSRSGLSFEVAVGKTVMDVMEEAGLDPMFDCRRGECGICVTQVIEGEADHRDICLSARERDAGGFCTCVSRARTGHLVLDL; via the coding sequence GTGCTCGATACGGCACGCAAGCAGGGCTGGGAAGAAACGGCGCTGCATTGTGAACTCTTCAGCGGTGCGCTCGACGGGAAGGACGACAAACCCTTCACCGTAGCGCTTTCGAGAAGCGGGCTTTCCTTTGAGGTTGCAGTTGGAAAAACCGTGATGGATGTGATGGAGGAGGCCGGGCTCGACCCGATGTTCGATTGTCGTCGGGGCGAATGCGGCATCTGTGTGACACAGGTGATCGAAGGCGAGGCCGATCACCGCGATATCTGTCTGTCGGCACGCGAGCGTGATGCCGGTGGCTTCTGCACCTGTGTTTCGCGCGCCCGTACAGGGCACCTGGTGCTCGATCTTTAA